In Ammospiza caudacuta isolate bAmmCau1 chromosome 30, bAmmCau1.pri, whole genome shotgun sequence, one DNA window encodes the following:
- the CTXND2 gene encoding cortexin domain containing 2 encodes METPTVLPAMDVDKAVATAFVVLLGLFLLAMTVRCARLVVDPYSAIPTSTWEEEPIN; translated from the coding sequence ATGGAGACCCCCACGGTGCTGCCCGCCATGGACGTGGACAAAGCCGTGGCCACGGCCTtcgtggtgctgctggggctcttcCTGCTGGCCATGACCGTGCGCTGCGCCCGCCTCGTGGTGGATCCCTACAGCGCCATCCCCACCTCCACCTGGGAGGAGGAACCCATCAACTGA